One stretch of Pomacea canaliculata isolate SZHN2017 linkage group LG1, ASM307304v1, whole genome shotgun sequence DNA includes these proteins:
- the LOC112561630 gene encoding DCN1-like protein 3 produces the protein MGKCLSCCEKPVPPGASHATASQPLHAPPLARPYTVLALDSKESSKLQQQHLLQQTPPGPADSLISSGGPTSAEKKMFTPYSKLPPTKRSTNGESKRTPVAAVTGGGSGVGVGREISEAKIVALFEKYRDEEEDAILEDGMEHFLSDLGVQPDEFVVLLIAWKCQAATMCRFSRTEFVRGCQAMLADSIKSLQGRFPELKAEARGRPEFKDLYRWTYKFGLDSETGQRTLPLDMAISLWRLVFSQNSPPVLERWLEFLEKHLNIRGIPKDTWDMFLNFTEQVGEDLSSYDDTEAWPSLLDDFVEFENDRQNQNVKTD, from the coding sequence ATGGGGAAGTGCCTGTCATGCTGTGAGAAGCCGGTGCCGCCCGGTGCCTCGCATGCCACTGCCAGCCAGCCTCTTCATGCACCACCTTTAGCAAGGCCGTACACTGTACTGGCGCTTGACTCCAAGGAATCATCCAagcttcagcagcagcatcttttACAGCAGACCCCACCAGGCCCAGCTGACAGTCTGATCAGTTCTGGTGGGCCAACATCTGcggagaagaaaatgtttactccTTACTCCAAGCTGCCTCCCACTAAGCGCTCAACAAATGGAGAGAGCAAACGTACACCAGTTGCTGCAGTTACTGGAGGTGGCAGTGGTGTGGGTGTAGGGCGGGAAATCTCAGAGGCTAAGATAGTTGCTCTGTTTGAGAAGTATCGGGATGAAGAAGAGGATGCTATTTTGGAAGATGGCATGGAGCATTTCTTGTCAGACCTTGGTGTGCAACCAGATGAGTTTGTGGTGCTTTTGATTGCCTGGAAGTGCCAGGCTGCCACCATGTGCCGATTTTCAAGAACTGAGTTTGTAAGGGGATGTCAGGCCATGCTTGCGGACTCCATCAAAAGCTTGCAAGGTCGCTTTCCAGAGCTGAAAGCAGAAGCTCGTGGGCGTCCAGAGTTCAAGGATTTGTACCGCTGGACTTACAAGTTTGGTCTGGACTCTGAAACAGGTCAGCGGACTTTGCCTTTGGACATGGCTATCAGTCTCTGGAGGTTGGTTTTCTCCCAGAATTCTCCACCTGTCCTGGAGAGGTGGCTAGAGTTCCTGGAGAAACACTTAAACATCCGTGGCATTCCTAAAGATACGTGGGATATGTTTTTGAATTTCACAGAGCAAGTAGGGGAGGACCTTAGCTCATATGATGACACAGAGGCTTGGCCGAGTCTGCTGGATGACTTCGTAGAATTTGAAAATGATCGTCAGAATCAAAACGTAAAGACTGACTAG